From one Bradyrhizobium sp. Ash2021 genomic stretch:
- a CDS encoding carbonic anhydrase codes for MASFPQHLIDGYRAFTTQRLPTEQTRYRELSERGQSPEVMVIGCCDSRVSPEVIFDAGPGELFVVRNVANLVPVYQPDGGAHGVSAALEYAVSVLRIKHIVVLGHAQCGGIRAFIDNIEPLSPGDFIGRWMSMFIKPGEVVEQRERETMQEFTVRIEKAAIFRSLENLMTFPFVRALVERGEMNLHGAYFGVAEGSLFVLDPAAKEFRSAREELQASE; via the coding sequence ATGGCATCATTCCCGCAACACCTTATCGACGGCTACCGGGCCTTCACGACACAGCGGCTGCCGACCGAGCAGACGCGCTACCGCGAACTGTCGGAACGCGGCCAATCGCCGGAAGTGATGGTGATCGGCTGCTGCGATTCCCGGGTGTCGCCGGAAGTGATCTTCGATGCGGGCCCCGGTGAGCTGTTCGTGGTGCGCAACGTCGCCAATCTGGTTCCGGTCTATCAGCCCGACGGCGGCGCGCACGGCGTTTCGGCCGCGCTGGAATACGCGGTCTCGGTGCTGCGTATCAAACATATCGTGGTGCTCGGCCACGCCCAGTGCGGCGGCATCCGTGCCTTCATCGACAATATCGAGCCGTTGTCGCCGGGCGACTTCATCGGCCGCTGGATGTCGATGTTCATCAAGCCCGGCGAGGTCGTCGAGCAGCGCGAGCGCGAAACGATGCAGGAGTTCACGGTCCGGATCGAGAAGGCCGCGATCTTCCGAAGCCTGGAGAATTTGATGACGTTTCCGTTCGTCCGCGCCCTCGTCGAGCGCGGCGAGATGAATTTGCACGGCGCCTATTTCGGCGTGGCCGAAGGCTCGCTGTTCGTGCTCGATCCGGCGGCGAAGGAATTCCGCAGCGCGCGGGAAGAGCTGCAGGCGAGCGAATAG
- a CDS encoding CoA ester lyase, with product MIRPRRSLLFMPGSNARALEKARNLPADGIILDLEDSVAPDGKALARDQIAKAVAARGFGKREVLIRVNSLDTPWWVDDVTMAGQARPDGILVPKISSVADLNAVADRLSDINADPSIRVWAMIETARAVLDADQLAAAAKDPKTRLAGFVFGPNDISRETRIRMQPGRAAMIPMITHCILATRAHGLEILDGPYSDISNIDGFATECAQGRDLGFDGKTLIHPSHIQACNAIFTPPAEEVAEARKIIAAFEQPENATRGAIQLDGRMVERLHADMAKRTIAIADAITAMGH from the coding sequence ATGATCCGTCCGCGCCGCAGCCTGTTGTTCATGCCGGGATCCAACGCGCGGGCGCTGGAAAAAGCGCGCAACCTGCCGGCTGACGGCATCATCCTCGACCTCGAGGATTCGGTGGCGCCGGACGGCAAGGCGCTGGCCCGCGACCAGATCGCCAAGGCGGTCGCCGCAAGAGGTTTTGGCAAACGCGAGGTGCTGATCCGGGTCAACAGCCTGGACACACCATGGTGGGTCGATGACGTGACCATGGCAGGCCAGGCCCGGCCCGACGGCATCCTGGTTCCCAAGATTTCCAGCGTGGCGGACCTCAACGCCGTCGCCGACCGGCTCAGCGACATCAACGCGGACCCGTCGATCCGGGTCTGGGCGATGATCGAGACCGCACGCGCGGTGTTGGACGCGGATCAATTGGCCGCCGCGGCCAAGGATCCGAAGACAAGGCTGGCGGGCTTCGTGTTCGGGCCGAACGACATTTCGCGGGAGACGCGGATACGCATGCAGCCCGGCCGCGCCGCGATGATCCCGATGATCACCCATTGCATCCTGGCGACGCGGGCGCATGGCCTCGAAATCCTCGACGGACCCTACAGCGATATTAGCAACATCGACGGCTTTGCCACAGAATGCGCGCAGGGCCGCGACCTCGGCTTCGACGGCAAGACGCTGATTCATCCGAGCCACATCCAGGCCTGCAACGCGATCTTCACGCCGCCCGCCGAAGAAGTCGCAGAGGCGCGCAAGATCATCGCGGCGTTCGAGCAGCCCGAGAACGCCACCCGCGGCGCGATCCAGCTTGACGGGCGGATGGTGGAACGCCTGCACGCCGATATGGCCAAGCGTACGATCGCGATCGCAGATGCGATTACGGCGATGGGACATTAG
- the leuD gene encoding 3-isopropylmalate dehydratase small subunit: MDKFTTLEGVAAPLKIINVDTDMIIPKQYLKTIKRTGLGKGLFSEQRYKDDGSENPDFILNKPAYRNSKVLVAGDNFGCGSSREHAPWALLDFGIRCVISTSFGDIFYNNCFKNGILPIRVTQDDLDKLFDDAERGANATLSIDLAKQEIRGPDGGTVKFEIDPFRKHCLLNGLDDIGLTMEKKSSIDAYEEKAKTARAWA; this comes from the coding sequence ATGGACAAGTTCACCACACTGGAAGGCGTTGCGGCGCCGTTGAAGATCATCAATGTCGACACCGACATGATCATCCCGAAGCAGTATCTGAAAACCATCAAGCGCACCGGCCTCGGCAAGGGCCTGTTCTCGGAGCAGCGCTACAAGGATGACGGCAGCGAGAATCCGGACTTCATCCTCAACAAGCCGGCCTACCGGAATTCCAAGGTGCTGGTCGCCGGCGACAATTTCGGCTGCGGCTCGAGCCGCGAGCATGCACCCTGGGCGCTGTTGGATTTCGGCATCCGCTGCGTGATCTCGACCTCGTTCGGCGACATCTTCTACAACAACTGCTTCAAGAACGGCATTTTACCGATCCGCGTCACCCAGGACGACCTCGACAAATTGTTCGACGACGCCGAGCGCGGCGCCAACGCGACGCTGTCCATCGACCTCGCCAAACAGGAAATCCGCGGCCCCGACGGCGGCACGGTGAAATTCGAGATCGATCCGTTCCGCAAGCATTGCCTGCTCAACGGCCTCGACGACATCGGGCTGACCATGGAGAAGAAGTCCTCGATCGACGCCTACGAGGAAAAGGCCAAGACCGCGCGCGCCTGGGCTTAA
- a CDS encoding metallopeptidase family protein: MWTSAKAPSLAEMEAMAHEVFERLPKGFRDLCEGVIIRVDDFPTDEVLDEMEAESEFDLLGLFQGIGLPFRSNDDIARLPNMVWLYRRPILDYWAEHDETLGHIVRHVLIHEIGHHFGLSDADMEAIEARAG; the protein is encoded by the coding sequence ATGTGGACATCAGCAAAAGCGCCCTCGCTAGCCGAGATGGAGGCGATGGCGCACGAGGTATTTGAGCGCCTGCCGAAGGGTTTTCGCGACCTGTGCGAAGGCGTGATCATTCGCGTCGATGATTTTCCGACCGATGAGGTCCTCGATGAGATGGAGGCCGAGAGCGAATTCGACCTGCTCGGCCTGTTCCAGGGCATCGGCCTGCCGTTCCGCAGCAATGACGACATCGCCCGGCTGCCCAACATGGTCTGGCTGTATCGCCGGCCGATCCTGGATTACTGGGCCGAACACGACGAGACGCTGGGCCATATCGTCCGCCACGTGCTGATCCATGAAATCGGCCACCATTTCGGCCTGTCGGACGCCGATATGGAGGCGATCGAGGCAAGGGCAGGCTAG
- the leuC gene encoding 3-isopropylmalate dehydratase large subunit, protein MSKPTTLYDKIWNDHLVHEADDGTCLLYIDRHLVHEVTSPQAFEGLRATGRKVHAPEKTLAVVDHNIPTTDRSKPNPDPESIEQMRVMAENAKEFGIEYYNEHDKRQGIVHVIGPEQGFTLPGTTIVCGDSHTSTHGAFGALAHGIGTSEVEHVLATQTLIQKKAKNMRAVVDGKLPDGVTGKDIILAIIGEIGTAGGTGYVLEYAGDAIRALSMEGRMTVCNMSIEGGARAGLIAPDEKAFEFLKGRPMSPKGEAWDAAMRYWETLRSDEGAHFDHEIRLDAAKLPPIVTWGTSPEDVVSITGFVPDPDKIADEAKRLSKHRALQYMGLKAGTKITDIKLDRVFIGSCTNGRIEDLRAAAKVAEGKTVNGHVNAMIVPGSGIVKEQAEAEGLDKIFIKAGFEWREPGCSMCLAMNPDKLAPEERCASTSNRNFEGRQGFKGRTHLVSPAMAAAAAIAGHFVDIREWK, encoded by the coding sequence ATGTCCAAACCGACCACGCTGTACGACAAGATCTGGAACGACCATCTGGTGCACGAAGCAGATGACGGCACCTGCCTGCTCTATATCGATCGCCATCTGGTGCACGAGGTAACCTCGCCGCAGGCGTTCGAAGGCCTGCGCGCGACGGGGCGCAAGGTGCACGCGCCGGAGAAGACGCTGGCCGTGGTCGATCACAACATCCCGACCACCGACCGTTCCAAGCCGAATCCCGATCCCGAAAGCATCGAGCAGATGCGGGTGATGGCGGAGAACGCCAAGGAATTCGGCATCGAATATTACAACGAGCACGACAAGCGCCAGGGCATCGTGCACGTCATCGGCCCCGAGCAGGGCTTTACGCTGCCGGGCACCACCATCGTCTGCGGCGACAGCCACACCTCGACGCATGGCGCGTTCGGCGCGCTGGCGCACGGCATCGGCACCTCGGAAGTCGAGCACGTGCTGGCGACGCAAACGCTGATCCAGAAAAAAGCCAAGAACATGCGTGCGGTGGTCGACGGCAAATTGCCCGATGGCGTCACCGGCAAGGACATCATCCTGGCCATCATCGGCGAGATCGGCACCGCGGGCGGCACCGGCTACGTGCTGGAATATGCCGGCGACGCGATCCGCGCGCTGTCGATGGAAGGCCGCATGACGGTCTGCAACATGTCGATCGAAGGCGGCGCCCGCGCCGGCCTGATCGCGCCCGACGAAAAGGCGTTCGAGTTCCTGAAAGGCCGGCCGATGTCGCCGAAGGGCGAGGCCTGGGACGCCGCGATGCGTTACTGGGAAACGCTGCGTTCCGACGAAGGCGCGCATTTCGATCACGAGATCAGGCTCGACGCGGCAAAGCTGCCGCCGATCGTGACCTGGGGCACCTCGCCCGAGGACGTGGTGTCGATCACCGGTTTCGTGCCGGATCCCGACAAGATCGCCGACGAAGCCAAGCGGCTGTCGAAACATCGCGCGCTACAGTACATGGGCCTGAAGGCGGGTACCAAGATCACCGACATCAAGCTCGACCGCGTCTTCATCGGCTCCTGCACCAACGGCCGCATCGAGGATCTGCGCGCGGCGGCGAAAGTCGCCGAGGGCAAGACCGTCAACGGCCACGTCAATGCGATGATCGTGCCGGGCTCCGGCATCGTGAAGGAGCAGGCGGAAGCCGAAGGCCTCGACAAGATATTCATCAAGGCCGGCTTCGAATGGCGCGAGCCGGGCTGCTCGATGTGTCTCGCCATGAACCCCGACAAGCTGGCGCCGGAAGAGCGCTGCGCCTCAACCTCGAACCGCAATTTCGAGGGCCGTCAGGGATTCAAGGGCCGCACCCATCTGGTGTCGCCGGCGATGGCGGCGGCCGCGGCGATTGCCGGGCATTTCGTCGACATCCGGGAATGGAAGTAG
- the rplS gene encoding 50S ribosomal protein L19, whose translation MNLIQQLEKEQFDKLAATKVIPEFGPGDTVIVNVKVVEGERTRVQAYEGVCIGRSGGGLNESFTVRKISYGEGVERVFPVMSPMIDSIKVVRRGKVRRAKLYYLRQLRGKSARIVEKQDRATAVGE comes from the coding sequence ATGAACCTCATTCAACAGCTCGAAAAAGAGCAATTCGACAAATTGGCCGCGACCAAGGTGATTCCGGAGTTCGGCCCCGGCGACACCGTGATCGTCAACGTCAAGGTGGTCGAAGGCGAGCGCACCCGCGTGCAGGCCTATGAAGGCGTCTGCATCGGTCGTTCCGGCGGCGGGCTCAACGAGAGCTTCACCGTTCGCAAGATCTCCTACGGCGAAGGCGTGGAACGCGTATTCCCGGTGATGTCGCCGATGATCGACTCGATCAAGGTGGTGCGCCGCGGCAAGGTGCGTCGCGCCAAGCTCTATTACCTGCGCCAGCTGCGCGGCAAGTCGGCCCGCATCGTCGAGAAGCAGGACCGCGCCACCGCCGTCGGCGAGTAA
- the trmD gene encoding tRNA (guanosine(37)-N1)-methyltransferase TrmD, whose product MASQATIWRATVLTLFPDMFPGPLGVSLAGKALASGLWTLEARDIRDSATDRHRSVDDTPAGGGPGMVLRADVLAAAIDAADAARDQPKFRPRLLMSPRGRPLTQSRVMELAAGPGALIVCGRFEGIDERVITARGLEEVSIGDYVLSGGEIAAMALIDACVRLLPGVMGKQASGADESFSEGLLEYPQYTRPQEFEGRPIPEILTSGDHAKVAAWRLAEAEALTKARRPDLWAIKANQKRPKTTTDG is encoded by the coding sequence ATGGCCTCCCAAGCGACGATATGGCGCGCGACCGTGCTGACGCTATTTCCGGACATGTTTCCGGGGCCGCTTGGCGTCAGCCTGGCCGGCAAGGCGCTGGCGTCCGGGCTTTGGACGCTGGAGGCGCGCGATATCCGGGATTCGGCGACCGACCGTCACCGCAGCGTCGATGATACCCCGGCGGGCGGCGGGCCCGGCATGGTGCTGCGCGCCGACGTGCTGGCGGCGGCAATCGATGCGGCCGATGCCGCGCGGGACCAGCCAAAGTTCCGCCCGCGGCTCCTGATGAGCCCGCGGGGTCGGCCATTGACCCAGTCGCGGGTGATGGAACTTGCCGCAGGGCCTGGTGCCCTGATCGTCTGCGGCCGGTTCGAGGGTATCGACGAGCGGGTCATTACCGCCCGCGGCCTCGAGGAGGTCTCGATCGGCGATTATGTGCTTTCGGGCGGCGAAATCGCCGCCATGGCACTGATCGACGCCTGTGTGCGGCTGCTGCCAGGGGTGATGGGAAAGCAGGCCTCCGGGGCGGATGAGAGCTTTTCCGAAGGACTACTCGAATACCCCCAATATACCCGTCCGCAGGAGTTCGAGGGCCGCCCGATCCCGGAAATCCTCACCTCCGGCGACCATGCCAAGGTGGCGGCCTGGCGCCTGGCCGAGGCCGAAGCCTTAACCAAGGCGCGAAGGCCGGATTTGTGGGCGATTAAGGCCAACCAAAAACGCCCAAAAACCACGACAGACGGGTGA